The Alnus glutinosa chromosome 1, dhAlnGlut1.1, whole genome shotgun sequence region ttaataagataaggagtttaatttttttttttttttttttttttattttaaaaaattaatacaacaccgaattttttttttttaatatttattttggcaaaaaataacaatttgacacgtgtaataatacacgtgttcaaattggacacgcgtattaaagacacgtgtccatttggacacgtgtattaatacacatgTCCATTTTTTACGCCtgtacaatttgacacgtgtcttttgagacacgtgtcaaatttgacgcgtgtctacagtaactggTACTGTAGACACACGTCAAAATGCTGCGATTTTTGTAGTGCGTTGACACTAATGGTATTCTCACTCTTATCTCTCTACACCTTCTCACCGGTCTCAAGCGACCAGCAGCACCCCCTAGACCCTCTAACCCCATCCGAGTTCAACCTGGTCCGAACCATAGTCAAGAATTCATACCCCAGCCCTAACCTCAACCTAACCTTCCAGTACATAGGTTTGGACGAGCCAGACAAATCCACCATCCTCTCATGGCTATCAAACTCCGGCTCCACATCCCCACCTCGCCGTGCCTTGGTCACCACGCGTCTAGAAAAAGAATCCCACGAGATAATAGTAGACTTATCGGCCGGTTCGAACCGTTCGATAGTCTCCGACAATGTTTACCTTGGACATGGCTACCCTCTGCTTACCCTTGACGAACAAGGTGCTGCATCCGCATTGCCAGAAACATATGAGCCGTTCATCAAATCGATTGAGAAGAGGGGGCTGAACTTATCCGACATCGTTTGCTCCACCTATACGCGCGGGTGGTATGGGGAGATGAAGAGTAAGAGGGTGTTGAAGCTACAATGTTACTACAAGGAAGGAAAAGTTAATTTCTACTTGAGACCAGTGGAAGGAATACTGTTAGTGGTTGATCTTGATGAGATGAAGATAGTTGAATACTACGATAGGTATATTGCTCCGGTGCCAAAAGCTGAGGGAACAGACTACCGGGCATCAGCGCAGAAGCCACCGTTCGGTCCGCCTTTACACAGTGCAGCCTTCGTGCAACCAGACGGACCAGGATTTAAGATAGACGGCCACAATATCAGGTCAGTGGAAACAGAGTCATCCAATTCCATTTTGGTATAATTAATGTTAAACTTGGCAGGCTTAGCTTCGACGTTGATCATTCGTGGTTGCTCTTGCGCAGGGACGAAGTTTTAGGATTTTTATCTaccaaaattcaaatttaatttatgagtttttaagtgatttcaattttttttaaaaaaaacttatatatttttcaattcattCCTTTAGTTAAAAACTCATCACGTAACACCAATTACCGAAGGACCattcagccaaaaaaaaaaaaaaaaagtaccgaAGGGCCAGCCGACCAATGGCCCAGTTAGCCCTCGGGCCAAGCCCACATGGATGGAGATCCCCACACCGATTAGCAAAACCTTTTTGTCTTGGGCCCAACCCATATATGGAAAACAATTCAAAGCTAGCCCAATGGcccttcaggcactcctgataGGTATGCTACAGCGAAGTCCACACAACCAAGAGGCTCTCCAATCGGCCAATGCCACATGTTAGACTCCCATTGGCCAAGATATTTACCGCTAGCATATCGTCGCAATTATGATAGTTGCTTTATATTCTTTCTAAGTATGGAATGTTCGCCCAATTCGGTATATATCTTTGGAAGACTCAAAAATAGTAATACTGACAAAGCTTCAAATTTGTTTGAGATTAGTTGGGCAAACTGGATGTTCCACCTAGGATTCGATGTTCGAGTTGGTCCAATAATTACTCTGGCATCAATTTATGACGTTGAGAAGCAGACATATCGGCGGGTGCTATATAGAGGATTTATATCCGAGTTATTTGTGCCTTACATGGACCCATCCGAGGATTGGTACTACAAAACTTTTTTCGATTCCGGCGAATTTGGTTTCGGTCAATCTGCAGTGTCACTCCAGCCCTTCGCCGATTGCCCTGCCAATGCAGTATTCTGGGACGCTTATTATGCCGGAGAAGATGGTGTGCCTGTCAATATATCCAATGCGCTTTGCATATTCGAACGCTATGCCGGAAATATAATGTGGCGTCACACTGAGTTGGGGATTCCAGATGAAGTTGTAAGTGATATTTTTACCACTAGggttattaatattattattattattattattaa contains the following coding sequences:
- the LOC133860379 gene encoding amine oxidase [copper-containing] alpha 3, peroxisomal-like; this encodes MVFSLLSLYTFSPVSSDQQHPLDPLTPSEFNLVRTIVKNSYPSPNLNLTFQYIGLDEPDKSTILSWLSNSGSTSPPRRALVTTRLEKESHEIIVDLSAGSNRSIVSDNVYLGHGYPLLTLDEQGAASALPETYEPFIKSIEKRGLNLSDIVCSTYTRGWYGEMKSKRVLKLQCYYKEGKVNFYLRPVEGILLVVDLDEMKIVEYYDRYIAPVPKAEGTDYRASAQKPPFGPPLHSAAFVQPDGPGFKIDGHNISWANWMFHLGFDVRVGPIITLASIYDVEKQTYRRVLYRGFISELFVPYMDPSEDWYYKTFFDSGEFGFGQSAVSLQPFADCPANAVFWDAYYAGEDGVPVNISNALCIFERYAGNIMWRHTELGIPDEVIREVRPEVSLVVRMVAVVGNYDYIVDWEFKPGGTIKLGVGLTGVLEVKGVTYTYTDQITEDAHGTLFANNTIAVYHDHFLTYYLDLDVDGEANSFVKNNLETIRTTNQSSPRKSYWTVVSETAKTEGEARIQLGFNQPELIVVNPNKKTKLGNDVGYRLIPGSVAHPLLSYDDYPQIRGAFTNNNVWVTPYNKSEKWAGGAFVDQSRGEDTLAVWSLRNREIENKDIVLWYTVGFHHVPSQDEFPVMPTLSGGFELRPNNFFESNPVLKTRSPGIVPGPNCTTQA